The following is a genomic window from Bacteroidota bacterium.
ATTGATTATGAAAAAAACAACGTGCATTATCGAAGTTATCATTGTTTTCCTTTTATTGAAATTATTTTCAATGTGGTTAGACTATGTGCTTGTAAAATCGGGGGCTAACTCTGGTTGGAGAACTTTTCTTTTTGGTATTCAAGGTATTGTAATCCCTTTGGCAATAATTGCTTTATCGAAGAGGAAGTGGTCAGACTACGGTTTTTCTTTTATAAATAAAAAACAATTGATCCATTATGGTTTTATCGGAGCAATGCTCATGCTTTTATTGGGTCTTGGTTTTGGATACCTAAAGAGTCAGGGTATCAGTACAAGTGGAAGAACAGGGTCGCTGATTCTATCATCCATTGCCTCCTTAATGATTTTATTATTTGTGTTTTTTAGTAGAAATAAAAAGCAAAAAAAAGTGGGCAAGAAGAAAATAAGAATCAGGGTTTTTTATCAAATGGCTATTTTGTCGGTTATGGTAGCATGCCCCATAATTGTTGCAATTATCAGAGGAGGTGACGTGACTGGTATCATTGCCTGGGATTTCTATTTTCTGTTTATGGTAGGTTTTGGTGAAGAGATAAAGTTCAGGGGTTATTTTCAATCCCGAATTAACGAAGAATATGGCCATCCCTGGAAATTCTTCGGGCTTTCCTTTGGCCCGGGACTGATCATCGTTTCTTTATTGTTCGGACTTTCACATATTGCCCAGTTTGGGGTTTTTAATCCTTTTTTGGGGCAATATCACCTAAATCCATGGATGGGTTTACAGGCTACTTTAGGAGGTTTCTTTTACGGAATAATCCGTGAAAAAAGTAAAAGTATCATTTCCTCAGGAATTGCTCATGGTGTACCCAATGTTTTTGGTCAGGTATTAGCAATGGCATTAAAATAAATAGATTCTATTATTATGAGAACATATTTGATTATTATTTCGTTATTTATTATTCTTTGTATCCAGTCAAATGCACAGGATTATTCTGTTGTATTCTATTCGGGCAGAAACAATACTCAGGATATTTATATGCTTAAAAAAGGTTCGTTAAAACCGGTTAATCTTACTCATAACTCGGCAAAAGATAATTGTCCTGCAATTTCGCCCGATGGAAAACAAATTGTTTTTCTAAGTGACCGTAATGGTAATCAGGAAATATATACGATGAATATTGATGGTTCAGATGTTAAACAGCTTACCAACTCAGCAGAATCGAAAGAGCATCCTTCCTTCAGTCCCGATGGGAAACAAATTATCTTCATATAAGATTTCGGGGAAAAAACCGAAATATGGATCATGAATGCTGATGGTTCGGATCAACATAAAGTAACATCGAATGCTTCAAGAGATGAAAGGCCTAATATATCTCTTGAAGGTAAAAAAATACTTTATATGTCGAATCGTGATGGTAATTATGAAATTTATACCATGAATTTTGATGGTACTACTCAAACCAGAATAACAAATACCCCAGAACATGAAATCTTTCCAATGTGGACGTCCGATGGAAAAAAAGTGGCTTATGGTTTAATTGAAAGAGTCAATGGTTGTCCGGAAGGTAATATTCATATAATGAATGCTGATGGAACAGGAGATATTGTTATTACAAATGCACCTGGGAGGGATGAAAACCCGGCATGGTCGCCTGATGGAAAGCAGATCATATTCCAGAGCGAACGTGATGGTAATTTTGAAGTTTACATCATGAATGCTGATGGAACTAATCAAGTTCGATTAACGAAAGATCCTAAATGGGATGGTTGGCCTTCCTTTGTAAAAAATTAGTCCTCTTGTTTTACTTTCTTTTTTTTGAAACTATATTTTTATAAGTATTAGCACAATAAAAATTCTAAGCTGAACGAATTCAGATAGCATAGTGTAACGTGTCGAGATAAATGAGTCTAATACTCCGCCTCTTGAGGCGAATAAAAAGGCTTTTCCCAAAGATACTCCGATGCTTGCCGCCTATCATGCTTATAATTTGTTAACATCTCATTTGGAAGATGCATTGTGTAGCTCGTAGAATATATTAATATATAGAGTAACCTATCTTCATTCTTCAGGTATTCCCAATCAAAGTGATATTTGATTATTAGATATAATTAGCGTAGAAACAATATCGATTTAATAATGAGTTTATCAGACAAATCAATTTAAAAGGAGAGTTAAAATGTTAAAAAATTATCTCAAAATTGCTTTTAGAAGCTTATTAAAGCACAAAGGCTATTCATTTATTAATATTATTGGTTTGTCTGTGGGTATGGCATGTTTTATTTTGATTTATATTTATATTACAGACGAATTGAGCTTTGATAAATATAATGTGAAGGCCAAATTAATATATAGAGTAGGTTCACAGTTTGGATCTATTGAAAAGAAAGGCGCATATACCGTTCCTCCTCTGGCTCAAGCATTATTAGATGATTTTCCAGAGATTCAACATGTTACAAGGTTATCGCTTTGGAACCGGAATATGTTGATAAATTTTGAGAATAAACAATTCTTAGAAAAAGGGATTATTTATGCTGACTCTAGCATTTTTAATGTATTCACGATTCCTGTTATTTTAGGAGGTCATCAAACTGCACTTAATCAGCCATATACAGTAGTAATAACAAAAGATATTGCAGAAAAATATTTCGGCAATTTAAACCCAATAGGGAAGGTTCTATTAATGGGAATATCGAAAGATCAATACAAAGTCACTGGTGTTGTTGAGAACTGTCCGAAAAATTCCCATTTCCAGTTTGATTTGATTATTTCTCTTTCTTCAAGTAAAACAAGCCGTGAAACAAGCTGGGGAGGATCAACCTATTTTACTTACATTGTTTTGCAGGAAAATTTTCCACCATCGCAGCTTGAAGATAAATTTCCTGAATTTATTAAGAAACATTTGGATCCAAGATTATATAATGAATTAAATAATAATGGGGATGGTTATTACGGTTACTTTTTACAACCATTACTTGATATCCATCTCAATTCAGAGATAACAGATGGTTTAAGTAAAAAAGGCAACAAGACATACGTTTATATATTTTCATTTTTAGCTTTATTTATTTTACTAATTGCGTGTGTTAACTTCATGAATCTAACAACGGCAACATTTGCTAATCGGTCAAAAGAAATTGGGTTACGTAAAGCAATAGGATCAAGTAGGTCTCAATTAATAAATCAGTTTCTGAATGAATCTGTTTTATTAAGTTTTGTATCGCTAATATTCACAATATTATTAATAGAATTAGCTCTTCCGGTATTCAACAATTTTGCTGACAAACAACTTGATCTTAACTATTTCGGTAATCTATATATCATTCCTGGTCTATTATCTTTTGTAATTGTTTCCGGAATAATATCAGGTAGTTACCCTGCATTCTTTTTATCCTCATTGAATCCAATTAAAGCATTGAAAGGATCATTCAAAAAAGTCAAAGGAGGTGGATTAGCCTTGAGACGTGGACTGGTGGTCTTACAATTTACAATTTCTGCATTAATCATTTTATGCACCTTTATTATTTACCAGCAACTACGATTTATGTATAATTCTGATTTAGGATTTGATAAAGATAATATTGTAGTTATTCACAGAGGATTCGCACTGGGAAACCAGTATGAGAATTTTCGACAGGATTTATTGCAGCATCCTGAAATTATAAACATTTCAAATACTGAGACATTGCCAGGCAGGCACTTTGACAATAACAGTCATCGACTTGAAGGATCAATGGAATCAGATTACAACTCATTATATACTATTTATGCAGATTTTGATTTTGCCGATCTGATGGGGCTAAAAATTGTGGAGGGAAGATATTTTTCAAGAGGATTTTCAAAAGAACTGAATTCTGTTGTCATTAATGAAACTGCTGTTAAAAAGCTCAGATTGACAAATCCAATCGGTGCTAGGTTTTATAAAGGTTTTGGTAATGCGAAGGATGGTGAATTTGTAACTATTGTTGGGGTAGTGAAAGATATAAAATATTCCTCCTTACATCATGAAATTGAGCCAATGGTAATTCGTTTTTTATCAGAATCACAGGGTCGGTTTAATTATATTTCTGTAAAAATCCGTCCTGAAAAAATCCAGGAAACATTAAGTTTAATTGAACGCAAATGGAATGAATCATCGAAAGGTCAACCTTTTGAATATTCTTTTCTTGATGACGATCTTTCAATGCAATACAACAATGAACAAAAAACAGAACAACTAATGATTGTTTTTGCTACTCTTTCTATCTTGATTGCATTTCTGGGCTTATTCGGGCTTATTTCCTTTTCAGCACAAGAGCGTACAAAGGAAATTGGGATACGAAAAGTTTATGGTAGCAGTATTATGAATATTATATATTTACTTTTTAGGGAAACAGTTATTCTGGTTTTGTTTTCAAATTTACTTGCAGGACCAATAGCCTATATTGTGATGAATAAATGGCTTCAAAGTTTCGCCTACAGCAAAGGGATCAATTTACAGACTTTTATCTATACTTTATTATTAATGCTATTAATTGCTGTGATCACAGTGAGTAATCAAGCTTTTAAAGCAGCTCGAGTAAACCCTATCAATTCGCTAAAATATGAGTAAGATAAACATTATCGGATATTTCATATAAAGCAAAATTTGAAAGCAAGTGTGTTCTTTAGTCGCGTTCTGGGAAAAAAATTGATTTCCAATGCGAACGTGATGGTAATTTTGAAGTATACATCATGAATGCTGATGGAACTAATCAGGTTCGATTAACTCATGAACCTGAATGGGATGGATGGGCTTCTTTCATGAGATAAAACTAACGAAAATAATATTCCGTATTTCATCTGTTCCAGATGCATTTTGTAGTCATATAATTTACTTTGCCGAATTTCCGAAACATATCGTAACATGTTAGGTTTTAATGTAGTCTATTTGCTTAGTTATCTGATTGAATAAATCCTGATAATTTCAATTGAAAATAATGAAAAAATACATCAAAAACAGGAGGATAAAATGAAAACAAAAAATGGTCTTATGTTGGTGCTTTTTTTGCAGATAGTAATGCTGCCAAACTTGGCGTTCGCTCAATTAAGCAACGAATTAAATTGGTCAATACGGTCTGAAACAATTAAACAACTAAGCATAATGGTCAATGATCTTTATGTCAATCCGGATATTGCAACAAAAATGTCAAATCAACTAATTGTTAATTTGCAAAAGGGGAAATATGATTCGATCGATGATTTTAATCAATTAGGCAGGGTGCTTACCGATGATTTATTCCAAATTGCTCACGACCGTCATCTTCGAACGTATTATAGTCCTTCAAGAGTAGCAATGATTAAAAAAGCGCATGCCGAGAAAGGAGAGGATTGGATAAAAGATTTACTAGAAGATGGCAGGCCGGTCAATTATTGGTTTCAGAATGTTAAAATACTTCCGGGCAATATTGGTTATTTGCGATTGAATAGAATGGAACGATTAGATTTAGCAGGTGAGACTGCTATTTCGGCAATGAATTTTCTTTCAAATTCAGATTTCGTAATATTTGATTTGAGAAATATTACAGGAGGGTGGCCATCAACGATACAGTTTTTAGCGAGCTATTTTTATAAAGAAACCGATAATATTATTTTATTTGAAAAACATTATAGAAAAGACAATGAGATCGTTAAATATCGTTCGTTGCCTTATTTACCGGGTAAGCGAATGGATAAAGTTCCACTTTATATACTGATTAGTTCAGAAACCTTTTCCGCCGGAGAAATTTTTACCTATAGTTTACAAAAACTTGGGAGGGCAGTAGTTGTTGGGGAAAAATCAAATTTTGGAGCTCATGGAACGGAAGGTCCAAGAATATTAAATGATTATTATGTGGTTGATATGCCAATATTGAAGAATATCAGTCCGGTTACAAAAACCAGTTATGAAGGTATTGGAGTCGAACCCGACATCAAAACAGAAAGTAAAGATGCACTCGATAAAACAATTGAAATTATTTTTGATAAACTAATTGAGGAGAACAACGACGAGCGATTCATAAACGGTTTAGGATATTCACTTCTTGAAGACGATCAATTCCCATCTGCGATCAATGTATTTATAAAGAATACAATTTTGTATCCGCAATCTGCAAATACTTTTGATAGCCTTGCCGAAGCCTACATGATTGCAGGCAACAAAGAACAGGCAATTAAAAACTACGAAAAATCGTTGGAGTTAAACCCACAAAACACCAATGCGGTGGAGCAATTGAAAAAGTTGGGAGTAGAGTAAGAATATTGGAAAACATATCAAAAG
Proteins encoded in this region:
- a CDS encoding CPBP family intramembrane metalloprotease; amino-acid sequence: MKKTTCIIEVIIVFLLLKLFSMWLDYVLVKSGANSGWRTFLFGIQGIVIPLAIIALSKRKWSDYGFSFINKKQLIHYGFIGAMLMLLLGLGFGYLKSQGISTSGRTGSLILSSIASLMILLFVFFSRNKKQKKVGKKKIRIRVFYQMAILSVMVACPIIVAIIRGGDVTGIIAWDFYFLFMVGFGEEIKFRGYFQSRINEEYGHPWKFFGLSFGPGLIIVSLLFGLSHIAQFGVFNPFLGQYHLNPWMGLQATLGGFFYGIIREKSKSIISSGIAHGVPNVFGQVLAMALK
- a CDS encoding ABC transporter permease — encoded protein: MLKNYLKIAFRSLLKHKGYSFINIIGLSVGMACFILIYIYITDELSFDKYNVKAKLIYRVGSQFGSIEKKGAYTVPPLAQALLDDFPEIQHVTRLSLWNRNMLINFENKQFLEKGIIYADSSIFNVFTIPVILGGHQTALNQPYTVVITKDIAEKYFGNLNPIGKVLLMGISKDQYKVTGVVENCPKNSHFQFDLIISLSSSKTSRETSWGGSTYFTYIVLQENFPPSQLEDKFPEFIKKHLDPRLYNELNNNGDGYYGYFLQPLLDIHLNSEITDGLSKKGNKTYVYIFSFLALFILLIACVNFMNLTTATFANRSKEIGLRKAIGSSRSQLINQFLNESVLLSFVSLIFTILLIELALPVFNNFADKQLDLNYFGNLYIIPGLLSFVIVSGIISGSYPAFFLSSLNPIKALKGSFKKVKGGGLALRRGLVVLQFTISALIILCTFIIYQQLRFMYNSDLGFDKDNIVVIHRGFALGNQYENFRQDLLQHPEIINISNTETLPGRHFDNNSHRLEGSMESDYNSLYTIYADFDFADLMGLKIVEGRYFSRGFSKELNSVVINETAVKKLRLTNPIGARFYKGFGNAKDGEFVTIVGVVKDIKYSSLHHEIEPMVIRFLSESQGRFNYISVKIRPEKIQETLSLIERKWNESSKGQPFEYSFLDDDLSMQYNNEQKTEQLMIVFATLSILIAFLGLFGLISFSAQERTKEIGIRKVYGSSIMNIIYLLFRETVILVLFSNLLAGPIAYIVMNKWLQSFAYSKGINLQTFIYTLLLMLLIAVITVSNQAFKAARVNPINSLKYE
- a CDS encoding tetratricopeptide repeat protein, encoding MKTKNGLMLVLFLQIVMLPNLAFAQLSNELNWSIRSETIKQLSIMVNDLYVNPDIATKMSNQLIVNLQKGKYDSIDDFNQLGRVLTDDLFQIAHDRHLRTYYSPSRVAMIKKAHAEKGEDWIKDLLEDGRPVNYWFQNVKILPGNIGYLRLNRMERLDLAGETAISAMNFLSNSDFVIFDLRNITGGWPSTIQFLASYFYKETDNIILFEKHYRKDNEIVKYRSLPYLPGKRMDKVPLYILISSETFSAGEIFTYSLQKLGRAVVVGEKSNFGAHGTEGPRILNDYYVVDMPILKNISPVTKTSYEGIGVEPDIKTESKDALDKTIEIIFDKLIEENNDERFINGLGYSLLEDDQFPSAINVFIKNTILYPQSANTFDSLAEAYMIAGNKEQAIKNYEKSLELNPQNTNAVEQLKKLGVE